One stretch of Candidatus Nitrosotenuis cloacae DNA includes these proteins:
- a CDS encoding AAA family ATPase has protein sequence MRLRKFRVRAYRCIHDSGEIKVGDLAAFVGRNESGKTTILQALTLLNKEERVSELDLCDEMTEELKSEVTLVEGDFQLTPKETKIIKERFPHLPEINNVRIFRSNKYVQVQYDFGSVKLSEEKDRALNSWENYAEKILNFVSTVPNHIRIQFDTKFFEGPPPKSKDEFLSEMTVFNNSLNMLASDEHHILAEWARFYQEREKTYDELLVGATEKTALENFILEHLHPRFVYFSDYKKIYGNINLDEYLKEVQRPEGIDYEEFDKAETVRNLFYLAELDTEKLEEYKNSPPKLIKLLNSASRRLTDRLNPAWKGDPIHVDLRYNPGNIMSVVISDVHRDGTVTNTGLLSRRAEGFKWTFSFIVNFAAETQRAELKEAILLLDEPARNLHPAQQMGISDLLKNLAGSNQVLYATHSPFMIFDYTPGNLLVVELDKRKHLSRIHYDYWNADDATLIPILYGLSRGLVESIVDREIGTNSRPVIIVETMSDAMYLNSFDKFLEDPNISMNPLNVVASYSKNSTLPLAIFYRNHGHNVFVILDNTLESKKIAEQLKANEFTDMQIIYLEQGGKSIESIEDLILTEDYLHAVNQTYEIKLRKEGFRNLSKEEVLARNRKGIIDSLRDIWYEHRDDGWNDFDIEEIARYICEKIALKEAEFLSDKTKDQFRGLFRLMAERIRQHQNLTAHVGLTKFQRSKPR, from the coding sequence ATGCGATTAAGAAAATTCCGAGTGCGTGCATATCGATGCATTCATGATTCTGGCGAAATCAAAGTTGGAGACCTAGCTGCATTTGTTGGAAGAAACGAGAGCGGCAAGACCACCATACTGCAAGCGCTAACCCTTCTAAACAAGGAAGAGCGGGTCTCAGAGCTTGACTTGTGTGATGAGATGACCGAGGAGCTAAAATCAGAAGTAACCCTAGTCGAGGGCGATTTTCAGCTAACTCCAAAGGAAACCAAGATAATAAAGGAGAGATTCCCGCATTTACCGGAAATTAACAATGTACGAATTTTTAGATCAAACAAGTATGTCCAAGTCCAATATGACTTTGGTTCAGTAAAGCTAAGCGAGGAAAAGGACAGGGCGCTAAACTCTTGGGAGAATTATGCTGAAAAGATCCTAAACTTTGTCTCTACGGTTCCAAACCACATTCGAATCCAGTTTGACACCAAGTTCTTTGAGGGGCCGCCACCAAAAAGTAAAGACGAGTTCCTCAGCGAGATGACAGTCTTTAATAATTCACTGAACATGCTTGCATCAGATGAGCACCATATTTTGGCAGAGTGGGCAAGATTCTACCAAGAGCGAGAGAAGACATACGATGAGCTGTTAGTTGGAGCAACAGAAAAGACAGCGCTTGAGAATTTCATCTTGGAGCACTTGCATCCAAGATTTGTGTACTTTTCCGATTACAAAAAGATCTATGGCAACATCAATCTGGATGAATACCTCAAGGAGGTGCAGCGACCAGAAGGCATAGACTATGAAGAGTTTGACAAAGCAGAGACTGTCAGAAATTTGTTTTATCTGGCAGAACTTGACACTGAGAAGCTAGAAGAATACAAAAACAGTCCACCAAAACTAATCAAGCTGCTAAACAGCGCAAGCAGACGACTCACCGACAGACTAAATCCAGCGTGGAAGGGTGACCCAATCCATGTGGACTTGAGATATAATCCTGGAAACATAATGAGTGTAGTAATTTCTGATGTGCACCGAGATGGAACAGTAACCAACACTGGACTCTTGAGCAGACGTGCAGAGGGATTCAAGTGGACATTTTCATTTATTGTAAACTTTGCAGCAGAAACACAACGAGCGGAGCTAAAAGAAGCAATCCTACTGTTGGATGAGCCTGCAAGGAATCTTCATCCAGCACAGCAAATGGGAATCTCGGATCTGCTAAAAAATCTGGCAGGCTCCAACCAAGTCTTGTACGCAACACACTCGCCATTTATGATATTTGACTATACTCCAGGAAATCTTCTCGTGGTAGAGCTTGACAAGCGCAAGCACCTCTCCAGAATACATTATGATTACTGGAATGCAGATGATGCAACGCTGATTCCAATTTTGTATGGACTATCAAGGGGATTGGTAGAGTCAATCGTAGACAGGGAAATTGGAACAAACTCGAGGCCAGTCATAATAGTAGAGACAATGTCGGATGCAATGTATCTTAATTCATTTGACAAGTTCCTAGAAGATCCAAACATCTCCATGAATCCACTAAATGTGGTTGCATCATACAGCAAAAACTCGACACTTCCACTTGCCATCTTCTATAGGAACCACGGTCACAATGTCTTTGTCATATTGGATAATACGCTAGAATCAAAGAAAATAGCCGAGCAACTAAAGGCAAACGAGTTTACCGACATGCAAATCATTTACCTAGAGCAAGGAGGAAAATCAATCGAGTCAATTGAAGATCTCATACTAACAGAGGACTATCTTCATGCAGTAAACCAGACTTATGAAATCAAGCTGAGAAAGGAGGGATTCCGAAACCTATCCAAAGAAGAAGTTCTTGCAAGAAACAGAAAAGGAATCATCGATTCGCTGCGAGACATTTGGTATGAACACAGAGACGATGGCTGGAATGATTTTGATATAGAAGAGATTGCAAGATATATTTGCGAAAAAATCGCACTAAAGGAGGCCGAATTCTTATCAGACAAGACCAAGGACCAATTCCGAGGATTATTCAGATTGATGGCAGAACGAATCAGACAGCACCAAAACCTTACAGCACATGTGGGTCTGACCAAGTTTCAGCGAAGCAAGCCACGATAG
- a CDS encoding RlmE family RNA methyltransferase: protein MKPLDAQRDHYRKLAKEQGYRSRATYKLLELNNSYRIIGPGFNVVDLGCAPGGWMQAAVKLAGNKGKVIGVDTSYMDDVEGARFIKGSVEDESVIDEIIEYLGGRANAVICDISPQITGHWSMDHAKQISLNYSCSKIMDRILATKGNALFKVFDGEYSMEFRDYLKKKFAKVHLKKPNASRKPSSELYFVCLGYGLS, encoded by the coding sequence ATGAAGCCACTAGATGCACAGCGTGATCATTACCGAAAACTTGCAAAAGAGCAAGGATATCGAAGTCGTGCCACTTACAAATTATTAGAACTAAACAATTCTTATCGAATAATTGGACCTGGATTCAACGTGGTGGACTTGGGGTGTGCACCGGGGGGCTGGATGCAGGCCGCAGTCAAGCTTGCGGGAAACAAGGGCAAGGTAATTGGAGTTGATACATCATACATGGATGACGTGGAAGGGGCTCGCTTTATCAAAGGAAGCGTAGAGGACGAGTCTGTAATAGATGAAATAATAGAGTATCTTGGCGGGCGTGCAAATGCCGTAATTTGTGATATATCGCCGCAAATCACCGGACACTGGTCAATGGATCATGCAAAACAAATCTCACTGAACTATTCATGCTCTAAAATAATGGACAGAATCTTGGCAACAAAAGGAAATGCACTCTTCAAAGTATTTGATGGTGAATATTCCATGGAGTTTCGTGACTATCTAAAAAAGAAATTTGCCAAGGTTCATCTGAAAAAGCCAAATGCAAGC
- a CDS encoding transcriptional regulator, whose protein sequence is MAKKAAEKDSKKDKKKEDKKAAKEKPTKADKKTPKVDKKPTKADKKASKEDKAKEKADKKAAAKEEKRKKKEEESERTLEEQLEEELTDEEIENFQIEKVDMEKLTNRVCLFLANYEDGIVQSELWKKFKLTSRDGSRLALKLERMGIIMREKILENKRWTYVLKIKKTPVSTDSIENAPCLVCPVEQKCSLDGEVSPRTCQWIEEWTINELSKPKKKKEQ, encoded by the coding sequence ATGGCAAAAAAAGCTGCTGAAAAAGATTCTAAAAAAGACAAGAAAAAAGAAGACAAAAAGGCAGCAAAGGAAAAGCCAACCAAAGCAGACAAAAAGACACCCAAAGTCGACAAAAAGCCAACCAAAGCAGACAAGAAAGCAAGCAAAGAAGACAAGGCAAAGGAAAAAGCCGACAAAAAGGCAGCAGCAAAGGAAGAAAAAAGGAAAAAGAAGGAAGAGGAATCAGAAAGAACACTAGAAGAACAATTAGAAGAAGAACTAACCGATGAGGAAATCGAAAACTTTCAAATAGAAAAAGTCGACATGGAAAAGCTCACCAACCGTGTGTGCCTATTTTTGGCAAACTATGAGGATGGAATTGTGCAAAGTGAGCTTTGGAAGAAATTCAAGCTCACAAGCCGAGATGGTTCCAGACTGGCGCTAAAGCTGGAAAGAATGGGAATCATCATGCGTGAAAAGATTCTTGAAAACAAGAGATGGACATATGTTCTAAAAATCAAAAAGACCCCAGTTAGCACCGATTCAATTGAGAATGCACCATGTCTTGTGTGTCCAGTTGAGCAAAAGTGCTCACTTGATGGCGAGGTCAGCCCAAGGACATGTCAGTGGATTGAAGAGTGGACAATCAATGAGCTCTCAAAGCCAAAGAAAAAGAAAGAACAATGA